The segment TCATGCATAAATTCAACAATTTTCGGGGGACACGGTTTCATCTTTCTCACCCTCTCTATACATGACGTAATTGTTTGCGAAGTGCTTCTCGTCCACGATGAATTCTCGTTTTTACCGTTCCTAATGGCAAGTCTAAAATTTCACTAATCTCTTGTAACGATAATTCTTCTATATATTTTAAAACAATGACCGATCGATATTTTTCTGGAAGCTTTAAAATTTCCCTTTGAATCGTTTCTTGCAACTCTAAGCCTACGACTTCTTCTTCAGGTAATTTTCCGTCGTGTGGAATTTGGGAATACATCGTTAGTCCATCGGTTCCTTCGACTTCCGCATCTAAATAATAGTCCGGCTTTTTCTTTCTTATTCGGTCAATACACAAATTCGTGGCAATACGATAAAGCCATGTTGAAAATTTCTTCTTTTGATTAAATGATTGAATGTTAACGTAGGCGCGAATAAACGCTTCTTGCGCCATATCTTCCGCTTCATGTCGGTTCCCAAGCATGCGATAGCAAATTTGGAACACTTGGTCTTTATACATTTCAACAATTTCACTATAAGCACTTTGATCGCCTTTTAACACTTGCTTAATTCTTTTTTTTACTATTGCATCCATACATTACCCTCCGCCCTGTATAGGGGCTAATCACCTATACGAATAAATAGCGATAAAGTTTCATTTTTTTCATCTATTTTATCCTAACAAATTTTTACTATTTTTGAAGTCTTATTTTAAAATGTGAGATTGTTTTTTGGATGAAGATTGAGTTGGAAAATTGGTGGAGAACAAAATGGAGATTTTCAGGCGGTTGTCTAACGCACTGGACATGTCTGTACTTTCGGACACATGCTTTGAATGACTTTCTAGCAGACAATCCAAAAGATAAAGCAGTAGATTTCTCTACTGCTTTTTACGATTATAATAGTTTTTCACCGAATAAAGATCCCATCAGGGCGACTGCAACGGAAGCGGTTTTGTTCTTTTCGTCTAAAATTGGGTTTACCTCAACGAATTCTGCAGATG is part of the Bacillus sp. (in: firmicutes) genome and harbors:
- the sigW gene encoding RNA polymerase sigma factor SigW, which translates into the protein MDAIVKKRIKQVLKGDQSAYSEIVEMYKDQVFQICYRMLGNRHEAEDMAQEAFIRAYVNIQSFNQKKKFSTWLYRIATNLCIDRIRKKKPDYYLDAEVEGTDGLTMYSQIPHDGKLPEEEVVGLELQETIQREILKLPEKYRSVIVLKYIEELSLQEISEILDLPLGTVKTRIHRGREALRKQLRHV